A window of Haliscomenobacter hydrossis DSM 1100 contains these coding sequences:
- a CDS encoding lactonase family protein — MQHLKLSALFIGFFAILGCESGPKTTQTEKKTAKTYPAFIGTYSRKEGHVDGKGEGIYLYQLDSATGYLDKIGVQGEIVNPSFLTPSADGQFLYAVEEIGADVDDAGRVVAYRQAGDHLEKINQQSTFAFAPCHVSTDSKGRYVFVANYVGAIAVYPVAGNGGLGEAIYKEAYTGKGPHSRQDAAHPHSVNLSPDDNFLYVPDLGTDNIYIYKVNYADAKKPLSRIGATKVHPAGGPRHFTFHPNLAKAYVVNELSCSVTVMNWDKTTGKLDTIQSISTLPVDYKESGNTCSDIHITPDGKFLYAANRGHNSIVGYAIDAEGKLSLIDHASTQGEVPRNFAISPDGRFLYAANQNSDNILILSIESDGKLKYRKEEKVFTPVCVRFGN, encoded by the coding sequence ATGCAACACTTGAAACTATCAGCACTTTTTATCGGTTTTTTTGCCATCCTGGGCTGTGAGTCTGGTCCCAAAACTACCCAAACCGAGAAAAAAACCGCCAAAACCTATCCCGCTTTTATTGGAACCTACAGCAGGAAGGAAGGCCACGTGGATGGCAAAGGAGAAGGCATCTATCTGTACCAACTCGATAGCGCTACCGGGTATTTGGATAAAATTGGTGTTCAGGGCGAAATCGTCAATCCTTCCTTCCTCACCCCCAGTGCCGATGGACAGTTTTTGTATGCCGTAGAAGAAATTGGTGCCGATGTTGACGATGCTGGCCGGGTGGTGGCGTATCGCCAGGCCGGAGATCACCTCGAAAAAATCAATCAACAATCCACCTTTGCCTTTGCACCTTGTCATGTGAGCACCGATAGTAAAGGGCGCTACGTTTTTGTGGCCAATTACGTGGGCGCAATTGCAGTTTACCCGGTAGCTGGAAACGGTGGTTTAGGAGAAGCCATTTACAAAGAAGCCTACACGGGAAAAGGGCCGCACTCGCGACAAGATGCCGCTCACCCGCACAGCGTAAACCTATCGCCAGACGACAATTTTTTGTATGTACCCGACCTCGGCACCGATAATATTTACATCTACAAAGTCAACTACGCAGACGCGAAAAAACCACTCTCTCGAATAGGGGCAACCAAAGTGCATCCTGCGGGGGGCCCTCGCCATTTCACTTTTCACCCCAACTTGGCCAAAGCATATGTAGTAAACGAACTAAGTTGTAGCGTAACCGTGATGAATTGGGATAAAACCACGGGCAAACTGGACACCATCCAAAGCATCAGTACGCTGCCAGTTGATTATAAAGAAAGTGGCAACACCTGTTCAGATATCCACATTACACCCGATGGGAAATTCCTCTACGCCGCCAATCGAGGCCACAACAGCATTGTGGGGTATGCCATTGATGCGGAGGGCAAATTGAGCTTGATCGACCATGCTTCCACCCAAGGCGAAGTGCCCCGCAACTTTGCCATTTCACCCGACGGTCGTTTCTTGTACGCGGCCAACCAAAATTCAGACAACATCCTGATTTTGAGCATCGAATCGGATGGAAAATTGAAGTATCGGAAGGAGGAGAAGGTGTTTACACCAGTGTGTGTACGTTTTGGAAATTGA
- a CDS encoding anhydro-N-acetylmuramic acid kinase: MNPFLQRLYTIAQKPRRHIIGLMSGTSLDGLDVALCALSGAGAQTQVELLHFATVPYDAHIKAEIRKVFAKREIDFQQLCLLHPHIGILHGQMVNACLEEWNIPAEEVDLVASHGQTVYHAPKTQHGDSNYGNTTLQIGDGDHVAMTTGIITLADFRMRHIAAGGEGAPLAVYGDFFVFAKAGQDRILLNMGGISNFTYLPGDLDASKVFTTDTGPGNTLLDAITRKFYPQMDYDEDGKIALSGQINEPLLKALKDHPFFTAPFPKTTGPEVFNLAYLQTAQEKTQTQNLGVPDLLRTLAQFSADTIVDGIKRVIGNQAFSFYLSGGGAHNPALTGAIQAQFPGASFQSTDVLGIPGDAKEAVLFAILANEAVAGGKTSFGGRHKVPSVVMGKVCWPG; encoded by the coding sequence ATGAACCCATTTTTGCAACGCCTGTATACCATTGCCCAAAAACCCCGCCGACACATCATTGGCCTCATGTCGGGCACCTCCCTCGATGGTCTGGATGTAGCGCTCTGTGCGCTCAGCGGCGCGGGTGCCCAAACCCAAGTGGAACTGCTGCACTTTGCCACCGTGCCTTATGACGCGCACATCAAGGCTGAAATCCGCAAGGTTTTTGCCAAACGCGAAATCGACTTTCAACAGCTTTGCCTCTTGCATCCGCACATCGGCATCCTGCACGGCCAAATGGTCAATGCCTGCTTGGAAGAATGGAATATTCCCGCCGAAGAAGTAGACTTGGTGGCCAGCCACGGCCAAACCGTTTACCACGCGCCCAAAACCCAACACGGTGACTCCAATTACGGCAATACCACCTTACAAATTGGCGACGGCGACCACGTAGCCATGACTACGGGCATCATCACCCTGGCCGATTTTCGCATGCGGCACATCGCAGCGGGCGGCGAAGGAGCACCCTTGGCGGTATACGGCGATTTTTTCGTTTTTGCCAAAGCAGGACAAGATCGAATTTTGCTCAACATGGGCGGCATCTCCAACTTCACGTACCTGCCCGGCGACCTCGACGCCAGCAAGGTTTTCACTACCGACACTGGACCGGGCAATACCCTGCTTGACGCGATTACCCGCAAGTTTTACCCCCAGATGGACTACGATGAGGATGGCAAAATTGCTTTATCAGGCCAGATTAATGAACCTTTGCTTAAGGCATTGAAAGACCATCCTTTTTTTACCGCGCCTTTTCCAAAAACCACCGGACCAGAGGTGTTCAATTTGGCCTATCTGCAAACCGCACAGGAAAAAACGCAGACCCAAAACCTGGGCGTTCCCGACTTGCTGCGCACCCTGGCCCAGTTCAGCGCCGATACCATTGTGGACGGGATCAAGCGGGTCATTGGCAATCAGGCTTTTTCTTTTTACCTGAGTGGTGGTGGTGCACACAACCCGGCGCTAACTGGCGCAATTCAGGCGCAGTTTCCGGGGGCGAGTTTCCAATCTACCGATGTGCTGGGTATTCCGGGAGATGCCAAAGAGGCCGTGCTTTTTGCAATTCTGGCGAACGAGGCGGTGGCCGGGGGGAAAACGTCTTTTGGCGGGCGGCATAAAGTGCCTTCGGTGGTGATGGGGAAGGTGTGTTGGCCAGGGTGA